TCGAAAAACCTCCACCCGAGCACCAGACCCGCCGTATCCATGGCAACGATGGCCTTCAGAGCCTGTGGGGAAAGAGGAGTGGTCAGCGGTGAAAAGATGATAAAGAGCACACGACTTGGGGCGAGGCGGGCGGGGCTTACGTTAGCGGCTGTGAATGTGAACATGGGAAGGAAGATGATGGCGAGTTTAGCTTCTGGCATTTTGGTGCAAACGGCCGCCAGGACGGTCATGATGGCTccagactgaaaacacaaacaatcacaTGACTTGAACTTCCTGCTCAGGAAGCAGCGATCACCAGAGACCCAACCTGTTTCCATGATTTCAGACAGACGGACGTATTTGAAGGTTCTCCAGcaaatgacatcacaggaagtAAAAATACCAACGTAGATACTGGAGGAACATGTCTACGGCAGCGTCTTAAGTTATTTATCTTACCGCTCCCAGAGACGGGCCGAACCTCCCGGTGACAATCTTACCAGCGTAACTGAAAAATGTAGAAAAGACAcctgcacagacagaaagagagttCAGTGCCCGAGCGTTTTCACAGACTTTCACAGTCTCGTTGTCGCGCTGAGTTGTCGAGAGCAGCACCTGCAGACAGGTAGACCGCGAGGAACTGCTCCCTGCCGAGCATGGACACAGCACTGGTGGAGAAGCTCCAGAGGACGTACATGTTTGCAGCCATGTGGAAGAAAGAGAAGTGGCTGAATGTGGAGAGAAGCATCGGAGAGCACAGCGTCTCTGCAGGAGGACGACAAACAACACGTCAACAATCTCAGCTCCACCACTCCCACGTCATCTGGTCAGAGTGTGACGGAGAGAGCACAGCGCCTGATGTTTATCGTGTGTGAGCAGAGACTCACTGGAGGCGGGGTTGGAGGTGAAGTACTGGATCATGAAGCGCTGCAGGGACGGGACTCGCCAGCAGCAGAACACGATGGCGTTAGCAGCAATGATCCctgggaagaaaaacaaacctgtcTTTAACAGTTCAGGTCGACAGAGAACTTTAAACTCCATTAACCCTTTAAGACCTTGGACACGTGTCTTACATGGTGTCTTAAGAAACGGTCGTAGACCATGAAAACGTTTTTGAAGTCGTGGTTCAGACGATGGCTGGCGAGTTCAGCCCCGTCACACGTACACGAATGTTTCAGTGAAGATGTTTCAGTTCACTTCCGATCTGTGCGAGGGACGAGGCTACAGACTGTGTCTCTGTCATAGGCTACATGTGGGGACCAATTTAAACgatttgttcagtgtgtgtgtgtgtgtgtgttctatctgctgtcaatcaaacacagaCGTCTCACCTGTGACCGTCCTCTGACCTTCACTCAAACTGTTCCACCATTGGTtgatctgaaacacaaacatccaggGCTCAGGTAAGAGGTGAGACTGAATCTACGCCGCAGACGGAACTCTTCTGTCTCACCTCTTTGCGGACGTCTCCTCTCTTCTGGGGCTTCATCTTCTCCAGCCAATCAGCTCTGATCTCATCAAAGAAGCTCTGGACTCTAAACTTGACGGACTCGTACTGCCAGATCGCCGCCGAGCCAAAAGAGCAGCCTGTAAACTGACATGGAGTTAATACCCGGCCGTGACCTCaccacctccagctcctcccgCTGAGCATCACCTACCCCCACAGTGAAGACCAGCGGTCTGATGAGGCGACTGAAGGCACGGGGGGAGGTGGGCGGGGCCTGCTGTTCCAGGTGGGGGGTCGGCGTCCTGCGAGGGATCGCAGCCTCAGACTCTGTGTGTGGGGGTCctggctcctcctccaccttcttgGATTCCGGTTTCCTGCCGACTTTTCTGAAGCCACACCTCTGCTGGAAGCTGTGAGGCCACCTGCTGGGAAGTCATGGGGGGGCATTTAAATCATGTTGGAGCCTTTTGACAGGAGACAATGTGGACACTTCTACGTCTTTCTCAATAAATACATCGTCTCCGCGTCTAATGTCACAAACTCtctgcgctgccctctagtggaacTACTGATCAACAACCGTGGTGACGCAGAGGACGTGTGAACGAATGTGTGGATTGAAATGAATAAAGTTCAAATACATGAACCTTTAATAAGAAGGATGACGACGTGACGCTGATCAGCTGGACGAACAGATCACGAGTCAGTTTCATCATCAGGACTCGTTAATGAACATTGATCTGATTGAAGCTGCAGGTTCAATCAGCTGAAGCATCAATAATCCACAACTGacgtttcttcatgtttgtctCTGAACTGGTTAGaaatcaggtttttatttaatgaaacGAGCTGAATCCGAACATTGTTCATTAATAAACACGGAAATGTTCAAACCAAACAAACCGCAGTTAGCTGGGTTAGCTGcccagctaacgttagccagcTAGTTAACCCATAAACAAAGTGTCCCTGAAGCTAACGGAGCTAGCTCCGGGCAGCGGGGCTCTGGCTGTCAGTCAGCCGGGACACGCTGCCTCTCCCCGGCTGTGCTCACTGACCTGCCGCCCCTCGTCGAGCTCCGCAGAGCGGCCTCTCCGCTCAGCCTGAGCAGGACGGAGCAGCTCCTCCACGCCATGTTGGAGCCGGTGACCTCGGAGGGATCGTTCACTTCCGGGTGCGGCACGGAGCTCCGGGGTCTGGCGACACCTGGAGGTCAGACGGCAACACTGCACggaatgacaaaataaaagatccATAAAACTCAACAACCTCCTTCCACGatttattaaaagtaaaatacacCAAACTGCAATATaccattttaaatatgtttattcaaatataaaagataGATGAAAAATCAAAAAGTGAGTCATATAATTAAAACGATAATTGATATGAAAATACTTTGTGTCGTCGTCGTTCCGTcttaaatgaattgattttatAAATAGGTCTCACACGAACTCCTACAATAACCCAGTTTATTAATACAGTTTAGTAATCAGTGTTTTACGGAGCAGGGGTAgcactttattttgaaggcgTTGAGAAGCCGAACTGTTGTTTCCGGTGGTTGTGCTCGGCTCGGCTCcgctcggctcggctcggctccGCTCGGCTcggctcctccagcagcagcagtgaaccTGATCTCGGAGGGAAGATGGCGGCCCCTGCTCTCTCCGCTCGGTCCGGCTCGGCAGGAAGCCTCGGGAACAGCCCCACCATGGCCGCCGGGAGGCTGCCGCACGGAGGCCTCGGGCCCGAGCTCGACTTCAGGTCTGCGGCTCGGATGGAGGATCTGAACCGACTCATCCAGGAGTTCAGCAAACACGACCAGCGGGAGTACGACGACCAGAGAGCGCTGGAGATCCACACGGCCAAAGACTTCATCTTCTCCATGCTGggtcagtgcacacacacacacacacacacacacacacacacacacacacacacactgtggactGATGCAGACCTCCTGGCAGCATCAATGTGAATCAGTTCAGTGACTCCTGCAAGgtttctccttcagctcctAATGTTGGTTTGAGAGCAGCGACGTGTGATTGGGAACAAGTGGTCTAGGAACCATCTCTAGTGTTCTAGGAACCATTTCTAGTGGTCTAGGGACCATCTCTAGTGTTCTAGGAACCATCTCTAGTGGTGTAGGGACCATCTCTAGTGGTCTAGGGACCATCTCTAGTGTTCTAGGAACCATCTCTAGTGGTCTAGGGACCATCTCTAGTGGTCTAGGAACCATCTCTAGTGGTGTAGGGACCATCTCTAGTGGTCTAGGAACCATCTCTAGTGGTCTAGGGACCATTTCTAGTGGTCTAGGGACCATCTCTAGTGGTCTAGGAACCATCTCTAGTGGTGTAGGGACCATCTCTAGTGTTCTAGGAACCATCTCTAGTGGTCTAGGGACCATCTCTAGTGTTCTAGGAACCATCTCTAGTGTTCTAGGAACCATCTCTAGTTGTCTAGGGACCATCTCTAGTGGTCTGGGGACCATTTCTAGTGGTCTAGGAACCATCTCTAGTGTTCTAGGAACCATCTCTAATGGTCTAGGGACCATCTCTAGTGGTCTGGGGACCATCTCTAGTGGTCTAGGGACCATCTCTAGTGTTCTAGGAACCATCTCTAGTGGTCTAGGGACCATCTCTAGTGGTCTATGGACCATATCTAGTGGTCTGGGGACCATTTCTAGTGGTCTAGGGACCATCTCTAGTGGTCTAGGGACCATTTCTAGTGGTCTAGGGACCATCTCTAGTGGTCTATGGACCATATCTAATGGTCTGGGGACCATCTCTAGTGGTCTGTGGACCATCTCTAGTGGTCTAGGGACCATATCTAGTGGTCTAGGGACCATCTCTAGTGGTCTAGGGACCATCTCTAGTGGTCTGGGGACCATCTCTAGTGGTCTAGGGACCATCTCTAGTGGTCTGGGGACCATCTCTAGTGGTCTAGGGACCATCTCTAGTGGTCTGGGGACCATCTCTAGTGTTCTAGGGACCATCTCTAGTGGTCTATGGACCATATCTAATGGTCTGGGGACCATCTCTAGTGGTCTAGGGACCATCTCTAGTGTTCTAGGGACCATCTCTAGTGGTCTATGGACCATATCTAATGGTCTAGGGACCATCTCTAGTGGTCTGTGGACCATCTCTAGTGGTCTAGGGACCATATCTAGTGGTCTATGGACCATCTCTAGTGGTCTAGGGACCATTTCTAGTGGTCTAGGGACCATCTCTAGTGGTCTATGGACCATATCTAATGGTCTGGGGACCGTCTCTAGTGGTCTGTGGACCATCTCTAGTGGTCTAGGGACCATATCTAGTGGTCTATGGACCATCTCTAGTGGTCTAGGGACCATCTCTAGTGGTCTGGGGACCATCTCTAGTTGTCTAGGGACCATCTCTAGTGGTCTGGGGACCATCTCTAGTGGTCTAGGGACCATCTCTAGTGGTCTGGGGACCATCTCTAGTGGTCTAGGGACCATCTCTAGTGGTCTGGGGACCATCTCTAGTGGTCTAGGGACCAGAGATGGGGCCAAAACTAACGTCCTCCAAACCCACCAAAGTTTAAAATTAATAATATTCACTGATAAAAGATCCACATTATGATGAACCTCACAAAGAACTGACTGAGGTAACAGAgacggacagaaagacagacagagagagagagagagagagagagagagagagagagagacagacagacagacagtcagccagagacagacagagagacagtcagacagacagacagaaagacagacagagagagagagacagacagacagacagacagagagagagacagagacagacagagagacagacagacagacagtcagacagagacagacagacagtcagccagagacagacagacagacagagagacagagacagacagagagacagactgacagagagagagacagacagacagacagacagacagacagacagatagatatatGCTGTATTGATCCGAGGGACATGAAGGACTGAGTTGCAGTACTTTGTTCGCTGTACTCACACATCCCAACCCTCTGCAGGCAGATTTTCTTTACCAGTGAAATCAATGTTTCCAGGAGGGAGGACATTTGAGGACATTTGAGGACATTTGAGGACATTTGAGGTTTGTTGTTGAACAGGTCTAACCTGCAGCTGAACTCACTGTTTCATTGGTAATTTTATTAACGATGGATCGTTGAGCTGTGGAAAGTCagttcacactcaaacacaaagatCAAGAACCAGGATGTGTCTGGGTCCTCCAGaccaaacacactgtgtgtgccCACCAGAGCCCAACAGGACACACTGATCCGGTCCAAACACCTGCCTGCTCTGGTGTTTGGGACCAGGCCCAGATGCTTTCCAGCAGGAAGTCCACCTGTTTGTACTTAACACGATTCTTTATCCGTCCCTGTCCTCTGTCTCAGGAATGGTCCAGAAGTTGGACCAGAAGCTCCCGGTGGCCAACGAGTATCTCCTCCTGTCGGGAGGCGTTCGGGAGGGTGTGGTGGACATGGACCTGGACGAGCTTAGCGTCTACGCCCGTGGCACAGACTATGATATGGACTTCACTCTGCTGGTCCCTGCCCTCAAACTCCACGACCGCAACCAGCCGGTGACCCTGGACATGAGGCACTCGGCCCTTGGTCACTCCTGGCTCAGCCTCCGCCTCTTCGATGAAGGAACCATTAACAAGTGGAAGGACTGCTGCACCATCGTCGACCACATCAACGGGACCACCAACTACTTCTTTTCTCCGACTCTGGTTGCAGACTGGTTCTACCAGTCCATCTCCCTGGTGTTGCTGGAGGTGCAGAAGAAGCCGCAGAGAGGGATGCCACGAGTGGAGAAGGTGGAGAGGTACGGCACCATCATCTCTGTCATCCTGGGCGTTGGGAGCAGCCGGATGCTGTATGACATCGTCCCGGTGGTGTCGTTCAAAGGCTGGCCGGCTGTAGCTCAGAGCTGGCTGATGGAGAACCACTTCTGGGATGGGAAGAtcacggaggaggaggtgatcaGCGGCTTCTACCTCGTCCCCGCCTGCTCCTACAAAGGCCGCAAAGAGAACGAGTGGCGCTTGTCGTTCGCCCGCAGCGAGGTGCAGCTGAAGAAGTGCATCTCGTCCAGCCTGATGCAGGCGTACCAGGCCTGTAAAGCCATCATCATCAAGCTGCTGTCTCGCCCCAAAGCCATCAGCCCCTACCACCTCCGCAGCATCATGCTGTGG
The Paralichthys olivaceus isolate ysfri-2021 chromosome 11, ASM2471397v2, whole genome shotgun sequence genome window above contains:
- the parlb gene encoding presenilin-associated rhomboid-like protein, mitochondrial isoform X2, with the translated sequence MAWRSCSVLLRLSGEAALRSSTRGGRWPHSFQQRCGFRKVGRKPESKKVEEEPGPPHTESEAAIPRRTPTPHLEQQAPPTSPRAFSRLIRPLVFTVGFTGCSFGSAAIWQYESVKFRVQSFFDEIRADWLEKMKPQKRGDVRKEINQWWNSLSEGQRTVTGIIAANAIVFCCWRVPSLQRFMIQYFTSNPASKTLCSPMLLSTFSHFSFFHMAANMYVLWSFSTSAVSMLGREQFLAVYLSAGVFSTFFSYAGKIVTGRFGPSLGASGAIMTVLAAVCTKMPEAKLAIIFLPMFTFTAANALKAIVAMDTAGLVLGWRFFDHAAHLGGAIFGIWYILSGHELIWKNREPFVKLWHDLRTGGRGGDGGGSV
- the parlb gene encoding presenilin-associated rhomboid-like protein, mitochondrial isoform X1, whose product is MAWRSCSVLLRLSGEAALRSSTRGGSRWPHSFQQRCGFRKVGRKPESKKVEEEPGPPHTESEAAIPRRTPTPHLEQQAPPTSPRAFSRLIRPLVFTVGFTGCSFGSAAIWQYESVKFRVQSFFDEIRADWLEKMKPQKRGDVRKEINQWWNSLSEGQRTVTGIIAANAIVFCCWRVPSLQRFMIQYFTSNPASKTLCSPMLLSTFSHFSFFHMAANMYVLWSFSTSAVSMLGREQFLAVYLSAGVFSTFFSYAGKIVTGRFGPSLGASGAIMTVLAAVCTKMPEAKLAIIFLPMFTFTAANALKAIVAMDTAGLVLGWRFFDHAAHLGGAIFGIWYILSGHELIWKNREPFVKLWHDLRTGGRGGDGGGSV
- the LOC109647524 gene encoding nucleotidyltransferase MB21D2, which produces MAAPALSARSGSAGSLGNSPTMAAGRLPHGGLGPELDFRSAARMEDLNRLIQEFSKHDQREYDDQRALEIHTAKDFIFSMLGMVQKLDQKLPVANEYLLLSGGVREGVVDMDLDELSVYARGTDYDMDFTLLVPALKLHDRNQPVTLDMRHSALGHSWLSLRLFDEGTINKWKDCCTIVDHINGTTNYFFSPTLVADWFYQSISLVLLEVQKKPQRGMPRVEKVERYGTIISVILGVGSSRMLYDIVPVVSFKGWPAVAQSWLMENHFWDGKITEEEVISGFYLVPACSYKGRKENEWRLSFARSEVQLKKCISSSLMQAYQACKAIIIKLLSRPKAISPYHLRSIMLWACDRLPANYLAQDDFSAHFLLGLIDDLQHCLVNKMCPNYFIPQCNMLEHLSDETAMLHARKLSSVRSDPAEHLRTTIEHAKAANRLTVELQWRGSSNNLPSPQSDAGGENQPDDRLAKKLQQLVTENPGKSISVFINPDDVTRPHFRIDDKFF